One genomic region from Clostridia bacterium encodes:
- the rdgB gene encoding RdgB/HAM1 family non-canonical purine NTP pyrophosphatase: MDLIIASNNKNKVREIKEILGDKFTLYTMADKGLNVDIPETGDTFRDNALIKASYVAKATGAAAIADDSGLCVLSLDGAPGVYSARYAGEEHDDAANRRKLLEALRDYPDEKDRQAYFATAIVLYYPSGEYLVAEGKVDGYVLWEETGSFGFGYDTLFYSYDLGKCFGVATADEKNSVSHRGRALRKLESML; this comes from the coding sequence ATGGATTTGATCATCGCCAGCAACAACAAAAACAAAGTCCGCGAAATCAAAGAGATATTGGGCGACAAGTTCACCCTGTACACGATGGCGGACAAAGGTCTCAACGTCGACATTCCCGAAACGGGCGACACCTTCCGCGACAACGCCCTCATCAAAGCGTCCTACGTCGCCAAGGCGACGGGTGCCGCGGCCATAGCGGACGATTCGGGCTTGTGCGTTCTCTCGCTCGACGGCGCTCCCGGCGTATATTCGGCGCGCTACGCGGGCGAAGAGCACGACGACGCGGCCAACCGTCGCAAATTGTTAGAGGCCTTGCGCGACTACCCCGACGAGAAAGATAGGCAGGCCTATTTCGCCACCGCCATCGTACTCTACTACCCCTCGGGCGAATATCTCGTCGCAGAGGGCAAGGTGGACGGCTACGTTCTTTGGGAAGAAACCGGCTCGTTCGGCTTCGGTTACGACACCCTCTTCTATTCCTACGACCTCGGCAAATGCTTCGGCGTTGCCACCGCCGACGAAAAGAACTCGGTTTCGCACCGTGGCCGCGCTTTGCGCAAATTGGAGAGTATGCTATGA
- a CDS encoding metallophosphoesterase, with product MKLLVVSDTHGEAKRLNFLFDVPTFTHVLFLGDGWRDAESLKYAFPTQFAAVRGNCDYDCPWNEDYVFQAGNVRVFMTHGHRYNVKYGLDTLATAARQAGATVALYGHTHRADVRYVGGVLCVNPGHVCYPHNTATYCVIDVEGDMVSPKIVKIE from the coding sequence ATGAAACTGTTGGTCGTTTCGGACACGCACGGCGAGGCGAAGCGCCTCAACTTTCTTTTCGACGTACCCACCTTTACGCACGTCCTGTTCTTAGGCGACGGCTGGCGTGACGCCGAAAGTCTCAAGTACGCGTTCCCCACTCAATTCGCCGCCGTCCGCGGCAACTGCGACTACGACTGTCCGTGGAACGAAGACTACGTCTTCCAAGCGGGCAACGTGCGCGTCTTTATGACGCACGGCCATCGCTACAACGTCAAATACGGTCTGGATACCTTGGCCACGGCGGCCAGGCAAGCGGGTGCCACCGTCGCGCTCTACGGGCACACGCACCGAGCGGACGTTCGCTACGTGGGCGGCGTGCTGTGCGTCAACCCCGGACACGTGTGCTATCCGCACAACACGGCGACCTATTGCGTCATCGACGTTGAGGGGGATATGGTTTCGCCGAAAATTGTAAAAATCGAATAA